In Pseudomonas sp. MYb327, one DNA window encodes the following:
- the pgsA gene encoding CDP-diacylglycerol--glycerol-3-phosphate 3-phosphatidyltransferase, which produces MNIPNLITVLRVLLIPIFILLFYLPYQWSYLASASVFAFAAATDWLDGYLARRLEQSTPFGAFLDPVADKLMVAVALVLLVQEHGNLWLTLPAAVIIGREIVVSALREWMAELGARAHVAVSNLGKWKTAAQMLALVILLANPKDFSFWVLLGYVLLMVSAGLTLWSMVQYLRAAWPHLKTDVEKK; this is translated from the coding sequence ATGAATATCCCTAATCTGATTACCGTTCTACGCGTCCTGCTCATACCGATCTTCATTTTACTGTTCTACCTGCCTTACCAATGGAGCTACCTGGCTTCAGCCTCGGTGTTCGCATTTGCCGCCGCTACTGACTGGCTGGACGGGTATCTTGCCCGCCGTCTGGAACAAAGCACGCCGTTCGGGGCTTTTCTCGATCCGGTTGCCGACAAGCTGATGGTTGCAGTTGCACTGGTATTGCTGGTGCAAGAACACGGTAACCTGTGGCTCACGCTGCCGGCGGCTGTCATCATCGGTCGCGAGATCGTTGTCTCGGCGCTGCGTGAATGGATGGCCGAACTCGGCGCCCGCGCGCACGTCGCCGTATCGAATCTGGGCAAATGGAAAACCGCTGCGCAAATGCTTGCGTTGGTTATCCTGCTGGCCAATCCGAAGGATTTCAGCTTCTGGGTTCTATTGGGTTACGTTCTGCTGATGGTGTCTGCAGGCCTGACTTTGTGGTCCATGGTCCAATACTTGCGGGCTGCCTGGCCGCACCTGAAGACCGACGTTGAAAAGAAATAA
- a CDS encoding integrase arm-type DNA-binding domain-containing protein — protein MPLTDTAVRQAKQAEKSFTLTDASGLSLFVAPNGTKSWHFRFSWHGKQPRMSLGTYPEISLKDARELRDQARTLVAKGVDPRLNRREEKRAASSSAVKTFEVVANEWYAFKLPRWAAAKKGAAVQAQLYLDKDLVPALGRIPIADVKRADVLACLRVIEKRGALNVARKCRTWLNEIFRFGIASDYLEVNPAADLDIVAAKEPPEKHNPMLRQRELKAFLAKLEEADIKDYTKSAIRILLLTAVRTGELRQAKWSQFDLDAALWTIPAEGVKQLQKVIRVKGEGVIPPYLVPLSRQAVEEVRKVHQMTGRYKLLIAGRSDPSKPISDGTVNVALRRMGYEGRLTGHGIRATISTALNEMGYNEDWIEAQLSHAGSSKVRKTYNHAEYVEQRRGMMQDWADYLDRLASES, from the coding sequence ATGCCCCTGACAGACACTGCTGTGCGACAGGCCAAGCAGGCCGAAAAGAGCTTCACCCTCACGGACGCCAGTGGCCTGTCCCTGTTCGTTGCCCCTAATGGCACAAAGTCCTGGCACTTTCGGTTCTCTTGGCACGGCAAGCAGCCGCGCATGTCGCTGGGCACCTATCCCGAGATCAGCCTTAAAGACGCCCGCGAGCTGCGAGACCAGGCTCGCACGCTCGTTGCCAAAGGCGTAGATCCCCGATTAAACCGGCGTGAAGAGAAGCGCGCAGCCAGCTCCAGCGCTGTCAAAACTTTCGAGGTGGTCGCAAACGAGTGGTACGCCTTCAAGCTGCCACGATGGGCGGCGGCGAAAAAGGGCGCTGCCGTGCAGGCGCAGCTCTACCTGGACAAGGATTTGGTACCGGCACTGGGGCGAATTCCAATTGCTGACGTGAAGCGCGCCGATGTACTAGCGTGTTTGCGAGTGATCGAGAAGCGCGGGGCGCTCAATGTGGCCCGCAAGTGTCGCACCTGGCTGAACGAGATATTCCGTTTCGGCATCGCGTCCGACTACTTGGAAGTCAATCCGGCGGCTGACCTGGACATCGTTGCGGCCAAAGAGCCTCCCGAAAAGCACAATCCCATGCTAAGGCAGCGGGAGCTGAAAGCTTTTCTGGCGAAGCTCGAAGAGGCCGATATCAAGGATTACACCAAGAGCGCCATCCGTATTCTGTTGCTGACGGCGGTGCGCACGGGCGAGCTGCGCCAAGCAAAGTGGTCACAGTTCGACCTTGATGCCGCTTTATGGACAATTCCAGCGGAAGGCGTGAAGCAGTTGCAGAAGGTCATCAGGGTAAAAGGGGAGGGAGTAATACCGCCGTATCTGGTGCCACTGTCGCGGCAGGCGGTCGAGGAGGTGCGCAAGGTGCACCAGATGACTGGCCGTTACAAGCTGCTGATCGCGGGTCGGAGTGACCCGAGCAAGCCGATCAGCGACGGCACAGTCAACGTGGCTTTGAGGCGCATGGGGTATGAAGGCAGACTGACCGGGCACGGGATCCGTGCCACGATTTCAACGGCCTTGAACGAGATGGGTTACAACGAGGATTGGATCGAGGCGCAGCTTTCGCATGCGGGCTCAAGCAAAGTAAGGAAGACCTACAACCACGCTGAGTACGTGGAACAGCGGCGGGGGATGATGCAGGACTGGGCGGATTACCTGGACCGGCTGGCGTCCGAATCCTGA
- a CDS encoding AlpA family phage regulatory protein codes for MASEGLFPKQVPLGGRAVAWVKSEVLQWNMDRLAAARGDQDSDASRSR; via the coding sequence ATGGCCAGCGAGGGGCTTTTTCCGAAGCAAGTGCCACTGGGTGGCCGGGCTGTTGCCTGGGTCAAGTCCGAGGTTCTGCAATGGAATATGGACAGGCTGGCAGCGGCCCGCGGCGATCAGGATTCGGACGCCAGCCGGTCCAGGTAA
- a CDS encoding IS30 family transposase, protein MQKLTGRGAMRSPGAPSLRNEIERLFWVQIATGITSEKAAHAVGVSTAVGTRWFRHRGGMPLFMSNHISGRYLSFAEREEIGLLRAQSVGVREIARRLGRSPSTISRELTRNAATRCGRLEYRASVAQWKAELVAKRPKPAKLVTNPRLHQYVRDRLEGKVQDADGREISGPRQAPFKGRNKPHRSDRKWVNGWSPEQIANRLQIDFPDDESMRISHETIYQALYIQGRGALKRELVSCLRSGRALRVPRARAQAKVWAHVSEDVMISSRPAEVEDRAVPGHWEGDLIIGLNRSAIGTLVERSTRFTMLVHLPREKGYGLIPRTKNGPALAGYGAVSMANALKKTVTDLPIELWRSLTWDRGKELSDHARFTIESGVKVFFADPHSPWQRGTNENTNGLLRQYFPKGTDLSRWSAQEIQAVAHVLNTRPRKTLGWKTPAEALNEYLKSVQQSSVATTG, encoded by the coding sequence ATGCAAAAATTGACGGGCCGGGGAGCGATGCGTTCTCCAGGTGCACCCTCACTTCGTAATGAGATCGAGCGGCTATTTTGGGTGCAGATTGCAACAGGCATCACAAGCGAAAAGGCAGCACATGCCGTTGGCGTATCAACAGCGGTAGGTACACGCTGGTTCCGTCATCGAGGCGGGATGCCATTATTCATGTCGAATCACATATCAGGACGTTACTTATCGTTTGCAGAGCGAGAAGAGATTGGGCTGCTTCGAGCGCAAAGTGTTGGCGTTCGTGAGATCGCCCGTCGCCTTGGACGAAGCCCATCGACAATTTCACGGGAGCTGACACGAAATGCTGCTACCCGTTGCGGTCGGCTTGAATATCGAGCGTCAGTAGCGCAATGGAAGGCAGAACTGGTGGCCAAGAGGCCGAAACCAGCAAAGCTGGTCACTAACCCTCGACTGCACCAGTACGTACGCGACCGCCTTGAGGGCAAGGTTCAAGACGCCGATGGTCGTGAGATCTCTGGGCCTCGGCAAGCGCCCTTCAAAGGTCGAAATAAACCGCATCGCAGTGACCGTAAATGGGTCAATGGCTGGTCGCCCGAACAGATTGCCAACCGGCTCCAGATCGATTTTCCGGATGATGAATCCATGCGCATCTCTCATGAAACCATATATCAGGCGCTCTACATTCAGGGTCGAGGAGCTCTCAAGCGCGAACTGGTGAGCTGCCTGCGCTCAGGACGAGCATTGCGCGTGCCGAGAGCCAGAGCGCAGGCCAAAGTGTGGGCACACGTCAGCGAGGACGTCATGATCTCCAGTCGCCCTGCTGAGGTAGAAGATCGGGCTGTACCCGGGCATTGGGAGGGCGACCTGATCATCGGTCTGAACCGTTCTGCGATTGGAACTCTGGTCGAGCGCTCAACTCGATTTACCATGCTCGTCCATCTGCCCCGCGAGAAAGGTTATGGGCTAATTCCCCGCACGAAGAACGGCCCGGCGCTGGCTGGCTATGGGGCTGTTAGTATGGCCAATGCATTGAAGAAGACGGTGACTGATCTTCCCATCGAGCTGTGGCGATCTTTGACCTGGGATCGTGGAAAGGAGCTGTCGGATCACGCTCGATTTACCATCGAGTCCGGAGTAAAGGTTTTCTTTGCTGATCCACATAGTCCATGGCAGCGCGGCACAAACGAAAATACGAACGGCCTTCTACGGCAATACTTCCCGAAAGGCACTGACCTCTCTCGTTGGAGTGCTCAAGAAATACAGGCGGTAGCTCACGTACTTAACACTAGACCTCGAAAAACACTCGGCTGGAAAACACCTGCCGAAGCACTGAATGAGTATCTAAAGTCTGTACAACAATCCAGTGTTGCGACGACCGGTTGA
- a CDS encoding glycosyl hydrolase family 28-related protein, translated as MSILRAEKLQTLDSSVTLSIADLDETLTALGLSVAEAISRLANSSISVKELGATGDGVTDDTAAIVSAATQYRDLFFPLGHYIVTGQIQCQPNCRISGSGMSGATGTRIQRKGNWIGDTFRVGTADGTVAALACRFTDFLVEQLHPGFDISTSVTMVDRLTDGQAHIRIFGGYACFVDRVWLQHAPYGVVLVGCTQPEIGIIKSYGSWDNKNAAISEQIAAVWVGDNQAISAHRFNTQVKLGNIYVGVGGPSPTRTITVGSGSFAGYENIGARYGVLVTGAEGISISGYAGGAGQDCIAFIPSGLVTNVRIDDIFLDECFGALIHTYPAANAVIGMTLGANVQCNGQLQARNCLRIEDNAGSPTLFGLSIEGGIYSNTLETAFFLAGLASANIAPGLVNNYNGRGGGTGNVAISTGAYVTGSSNDIHFDGGLYGGGANTWSASNNCQYGPYVETAGKATAANVRSKLGLAGGATVGGISQTYPT; from the coding sequence ATGAGTATTCTTCGTGCTGAAAAACTACAAACGCTCGACAGCTCGGTGACTCTTTCTATCGCCGATCTTGATGAAACATTAACAGCCCTTGGGTTATCTGTTGCTGAGGCAATCAGTCGTCTTGCGAATTCATCAATAAGCGTAAAAGAGCTTGGGGCTACTGGTGATGGCGTGACCGACGACACCGCTGCGATTGTTTCTGCCGCGACTCAGTATCGTGATTTATTCTTTCCTCTTGGGCACTATATTGTTACCGGTCAGATTCAGTGTCAGCCAAATTGCAGGATTTCCGGTTCTGGCATGTCAGGAGCTACTGGCACGCGTATTCAGCGTAAAGGGAATTGGATCGGTGATACGTTCAGAGTCGGTACTGCCGATGGAACTGTTGCCGCCCTTGCGTGCAGATTTACTGACTTCCTCGTAGAACAACTTCATCCCGGGTTTGACATCAGCACCTCCGTCACGATGGTCGACAGGCTTACTGATGGACAAGCGCACATTCGTATTTTTGGGGGGTATGCCTGCTTCGTTGATCGAGTGTGGCTGCAGCATGCCCCTTACGGTGTTGTCCTTGTTGGATGCACTCAACCAGAAATCGGAATTATCAAGTCGTACGGCAGCTGGGATAATAAAAATGCTGCCATTAGTGAGCAAATTGCCGCCGTTTGGGTAGGTGACAATCAGGCAATTTCAGCACACCGATTCAATACACAAGTAAAGCTTGGAAACATTTATGTCGGGGTTGGTGGGCCATCGCCAACGAGGACTATTACCGTTGGCTCGGGATCTTTTGCGGGATATGAAAACATTGGCGCTCGCTACGGTGTCCTGGTTACCGGCGCGGAGGGCATTTCGATTTCCGGCTACGCTGGCGGGGCCGGGCAAGACTGCATTGCATTCATTCCAAGTGGTCTCGTTACCAACGTGCGTATAGACGACATCTTTCTAGACGAATGCTTTGGCGCATTGATCCATACCTACCCAGCCGCAAATGCTGTGATTGGGATGACCTTAGGTGCGAATGTGCAGTGTAACGGTCAGCTTCAAGCCCGTAACTGCTTACGAATTGAAGATAATGCTGGCAGCCCAACTCTTTTCGGTTTGAGCATTGAAGGAGGCATTTACAGCAATACCCTGGAAACTGCATTTTTCTTAGCCGGTTTGGCGTCTGCAAATATTGCACCGGGCTTGGTAAATAACTACAACGGCCGTGGCGGTGGCACTGGAAATGTGGCTATTTCTACTGGCGCATATGTCACTGGATCGAGCAATGACATTCACTTTGATGGCGGTCTATACGGCGGTGGTGCGAATACTTGGAGCGCTTCGAACAATTGCCAGTACGGGCCTTATGTGGAAACCGCCGGCAAGGCTACTGCCGCGAACGTTCGAAGCAAGCTAGGCCTGGCCGGTGGTGCTACGGTTGGCGGGATATCCCAGACATACCCGACGTAA
- a CDS encoding acyltransferase → MTIQPHSEGKRIVFLDSLRAIAVLLVLWGHVFLIGIGDANTVGIWVPDVKELIFGPTTVTDNFHGKIGMWLALQLGVNVGGLGVSLFFLISGFVILRTIDRTPPLQFMIQRLFRIVPVCFFCVALVAGITYVYCSSRGLPQPNSITSILTSSIAANYFNGAFVTVPVLWTLEIEMFFYIVMAISVSVLGRLDYKSLCLISLVCLGFVANYAFPYSDALAKPDMYRHFSTIFVFISYMMIGAFIYRAYEDKNVLRGLAFSVISVALCGVSYYLYEKATNFQGIGSDLASSTAALIIFVIGLFAGMHGKLFAPLRWIASISYPLYLLHIPLAWGMIYVLASMGIGMYWCATLSTVAVIILAWATHRTIELPSQALGKTVSNLVKKSSPAVEGEIA, encoded by the coding sequence GTGACCATCCAGCCCCACTCCGAAGGAAAGCGAATCGTTTTCCTAGATTCATTGCGTGCGATAGCCGTGCTGTTAGTCCTGTGGGGCCATGTGTTTCTGATTGGAATTGGTGACGCGAACACCGTCGGTATATGGGTCCCTGATGTAAAAGAATTGATCTTTGGACCAACAACCGTGACCGACAACTTTCACGGCAAGATAGGAATGTGGCTGGCGTTGCAGCTTGGCGTTAACGTTGGCGGATTGGGAGTGTCGCTCTTTTTCCTGATCAGCGGCTTCGTGATTCTGCGCACGATCGACAGAACGCCCCCGTTGCAATTCATGATTCAGCGACTTTTTAGGATTGTCCCGGTTTGCTTCTTCTGTGTGGCACTGGTGGCGGGCATCACCTACGTTTATTGCTCCAGTCGTGGACTACCGCAACCAAACTCCATCACAAGCATCCTTACCTCGTCTATTGCAGCCAATTACTTCAATGGCGCGTTCGTCACAGTCCCCGTCCTTTGGACTCTCGAAATTGAAATGTTTTTCTACATCGTCATGGCCATCAGCGTAAGTGTTTTGGGTCGATTAGATTATAAATCCCTGTGTTTGATTTCCCTGGTATGCCTGGGGTTCGTTGCTAATTACGCGTTTCCTTATTCGGACGCACTCGCAAAACCAGATATGTACCGTCACTTCAGCACAATATTCGTGTTCATTAGTTACATGATGATCGGGGCGTTCATCTATCGCGCCTACGAAGATAAGAACGTGCTGCGCGGCCTGGCCTTCTCAGTGATATCCGTGGCGCTATGTGGTGTCAGCTATTACCTGTATGAGAAAGCTACTAACTTTCAGGGCATAGGAAGCGACCTTGCATCCTCGACTGCCGCGTTGATCATCTTCGTCATCGGGTTGTTTGCGGGGATGCATGGAAAGTTGTTCGCGCCTTTGCGGTGGATAGCATCGATCAGCTACCCGTTGTACTTGCTACACATACCGCTGGCGTGGGGGATGATTTACGTGCTCGCCTCGATGGGGATCGGAATGTACTGGTGCGCCACGCTTTCTACGGTTGCGGTCATAATCTTGGCATGGGCGACCCATCGTACGATTGAGCTGCCATCTCAGGCGCTCGGCAAGACAGTCAGCAACCTCGTTAAGAAATCCTCCCCCGCAGTCGAGGGAGAAATCGCTTAA
- a CDS encoding DNA topoisomerase IB: MPDDLPPDLHYVDDTQPGLTRRKLRGKFCYFDPAGQRITDPDEIKRINALAVPPAYTDVWICADPRGHLQATGRDARGRKQYRYHPRWREVRDTDKYSRLRDFGLALPKLRKQLEVLLEAPGFSRDKVMATVITLLDATLIRVGNSQYARDNRSYGLTTLRNRHVEVNGSAILFQFRGKSGVEHQITVKDRRLARIIKRCQEIPGQNLFQYIDENGERRTITSNDVNAYLQTLTGADFTAKDYRTWAGSALALAALRELQWQPESEAKRHVVEMVKNVAKQLGNTPAVCRKCYIHPAVLEGFVLGALAQLPRPRVRKGLRIEEVGLAMLLEKMVSEPTN, translated from the coding sequence ATGCCCGATGATCTTCCGCCCGACCTGCACTACGTCGATGACACCCAGCCCGGGCTCACCCGCAGGAAACTGCGCGGCAAATTCTGCTATTTCGACCCAGCGGGTCAGCGCATCACCGATCCCGACGAAATCAAACGCATTAACGCGCTCGCAGTGCCACCGGCCTACACCGACGTGTGGATTTGCGCGGATCCGCGCGGGCATTTGCAAGCCACCGGCCGCGACGCCAGGGGCCGCAAACAGTACCGCTACCATCCACGCTGGCGAGAAGTGCGCGACACCGACAAATACTCACGCCTGCGGGATTTTGGCCTGGCCCTGCCGAAACTGCGCAAGCAACTGGAAGTCTTGCTGGAGGCTCCGGGTTTCAGCCGCGACAAAGTCATGGCCACCGTTATCACCTTGCTCGATGCGACGTTGATCAGGGTCGGCAACAGCCAATACGCACGGGATAACCGCTCCTACGGCCTGACCACCCTGCGCAACCGACATGTCGAGGTCAACGGCAGCGCGATCCTGTTCCAGTTTCGCGGCAAGAGTGGCGTCGAGCACCAGATCACCGTGAAAGACCGGCGGCTGGCGCGGATCATCAAACGTTGCCAGGAAATCCCCGGGCAAAACCTCTTTCAATACATCGATGAAAATGGAGAAAGACGCACGATCACCTCTAACGACGTCAACGCCTACCTTCAAACCCTGACCGGTGCCGATTTCACGGCCAAGGACTACCGCACCTGGGCCGGTAGCGCCCTCGCTTTGGCCGCCTTGCGCGAGTTGCAATGGCAACCGGAATCGGAAGCGAAACGGCACGTGGTGGAGATGGTGAAAAACGTCGCCAAACAGCTGGGAAATACCCCGGCGGTATGCCGCAAGTGCTACATCCATCCGGCGGTGCTTGAGGGTTTTGTGCTGGGAGCATTGGCGCAACTGCCGAGGCCGAGAGTGCGCAAAGGCTTACGGATTGAGGAAGTTGGTCTAGCGATGCTGCTGGAGAAAATGGTGTCTGAACCGACGAATTGA
- the modC gene encoding molybdenum ABC transporter ATP-binding protein has protein sequence MIHTRLKLNYSGFALDVDLQLPGRGVTALYGHSGSGKTTCLRCIAGLEKADQGFIQVNDEVWQDSEKKIFVAPHNRALGYVFQEASLFPHLSVLANLEFGLKRIPKQQRRVDMAHATELLGISHLLDRHPQHLSGGERQRVGMARALLTSPKLLLMDEPLAALDSQRKNEILPYLQRLHDELDIPVLYVSHSQDEVARLADHIVLLSDGKSVASGPIGQTLARLDLPLALGDDAGVVIEGRVSAYDAEYQLLTLQLPDTDLNIRVTHTPMTAGQALRCKVQARDVSLSLHSAEQSSILNRLPVTVVSEMGADNTAHVLVRLDAAGTPLLARITRYSRDQLGVHPGQQLWAQIKAVAVLA, from the coding sequence ATGATTCACACACGCCTCAAGCTGAATTATTCCGGGTTCGCCCTGGATGTCGACCTGCAACTGCCAGGTCGTGGTGTCACGGCGCTTTACGGTCATTCAGGCTCGGGTAAAACCACCTGCCTGCGCTGTATTGCCGGCCTAGAAAAGGCTGATCAGGGGTTTATCCAGGTCAATGATGAAGTGTGGCAGGACAGCGAAAAGAAGATTTTCGTGGCGCCGCATAACCGCGCCCTGGGTTACGTCTTTCAGGAAGCCAGTCTTTTCCCGCATCTATCGGTATTGGCCAACCTGGAATTCGGACTGAAACGAATCCCGAAACAACAACGCCGCGTCGACATGGCGCACGCGACAGAACTGCTGGGCATCAGCCATTTGCTGGACCGTCATCCGCAGCACCTTTCAGGCGGTGAGCGGCAGCGCGTAGGTATGGCCCGCGCCCTCCTCACGAGCCCGAAACTGTTGCTGATGGACGAACCCTTGGCCGCCCTGGATTCCCAACGCAAAAACGAAATCCTGCCTTATCTGCAACGCCTTCATGATGAACTGGACATTCCGGTGCTGTACGTCAGCCATTCCCAGGACGAGGTCGCTCGTCTGGCCGACCACATCGTCCTCCTCAGTGACGGCAAGTCAGTGGCTAGCGGTCCTATCGGTCAAACCCTGGCGCGTCTCGATTTGCCATTGGCGCTGGGCGATGACGCCGGCGTCGTAATCGAAGGCCGCGTCAGCGCCTATGACGCCGAGTACCAGTTACTGACCTTGCAACTGCCCGATACGGACCTGAACATTCGTGTGACGCACACACCGATGACGGCAGGCCAGGCGCTGCGCTGCAAGGTCCAGGCGCGGGATGTCAGCCTGAGCCTGCACAGCGCCGAGCAAAGCAGCATTCTCAACCGGCTGCCGGTGACTGTCGTCAGTGAAATGGGCGCCGACAATACCGCCCACGTACTGGTGCGTCTGGACGCAGCAGGAACGCCGCTTTTGGCACGAATCACTCGCTACTCGCGCGACCAGCTGGGCGTGCATCCTGGCCAACAACTCTGGGCGCAAATCAAGGCTGTCGCGGTACTGGCGTAA
- the modB gene encoding molybdate ABC transporter permease subunit has protein sequence MTLTSDDFSAIWLTLKLASMTTVILLVIGTPLALWLSRTQSWLRGPVGAIVALPLVLPPTVIGFYLLLALGPNGFVGQFTQSLGLGTLTFSFAGLVIGSVLYSMPFVVQPLQNAFSAIGTRPLEVAATLRANPWDTFFSVTLPLARPGFITAAVLGFAHTVGEFGVVLMIGGNIPDKTRVVSVQIYDHVEAMEYAQAHWLAGAMLLFSFAVLLALYSSRKTKAGWS, from the coding sequence ATGACGCTCACGAGTGACGATTTTTCCGCCATCTGGCTGACCCTGAAACTGGCGTCCATGACGACCGTCATCCTGCTGGTGATCGGCACTCCCCTTGCGTTATGGCTCTCGCGCACCCAGTCCTGGCTGCGCGGCCCGGTCGGGGCGATCGTCGCCCTGCCCCTGGTCCTGCCGCCCACTGTGATCGGCTTTTATCTGTTGCTGGCGCTTGGTCCGAATGGGTTTGTCGGCCAGTTCACCCAGTCATTGGGGCTTGGCACCCTGACTTTCAGTTTTGCCGGCCTGGTCATCGGCTCGGTGCTGTACTCGATGCCGTTTGTGGTTCAGCCGCTGCAAAACGCTTTTTCCGCCATCGGCACCCGCCCGCTGGAAGTGGCCGCGACGTTGCGCGCCAATCCCTGGGACACCTTCTTCAGCGTCACCCTGCCGCTGGCTCGACCTGGCTTCATCACCGCCGCCGTTCTTGGATTTGCTCACACGGTCGGCGAGTTTGGTGTGGTGCTGATGATCGGCGGCAATATCCCCGACAAAACCCGGGTGGTTTCGGTGCAGATTTATGATCACGTCGAAGCTATGGAATACGCCCAGGCCCATTGGCTGGCCGGGGCAATGCTGTTGTTCTCCTTTGCGGTGTTGCTGGCGCTGTATTCCAGCCGTAAAACCAAAGCGGGCTGGAGCTGA
- the modA gene encoding molybdate ABC transporter substrate-binding protein: MTIRASRFAPTCLASLLGVFAFGSAQADEVQVAVAANFSAPFQAIAADFEKDTGHKLVTSFGATGQFYTQIKNGAPFEVFLSADDTTPQKLEAEGDTVKGSRFTYAIGTLALWSAKEGYVDTQGKVLADNKYQHLSIANPKAAPYGLAATQVLAKQGLTEKVKDKIVEGQNITQAYQFVSTGNAELGFVALSQIYKDGKITSGSAWIVPADLHDPIKQDAVILNKGKDNPAAKALVDYLKGPKAAAVIKSYGYQL; the protein is encoded by the coding sequence ATGACCATTCGTGCCTCACGTTTTGCCCCCACCTGCCTGGCGAGCCTGCTCGGCGTGTTTGCCTTCGGCTCTGCCCAGGCAGACGAAGTCCAGGTTGCTGTCGCTGCCAACTTCAGCGCGCCATTTCAGGCAATCGCAGCAGATTTCGAAAAAGACACCGGGCATAAACTGGTGACCTCCTTCGGCGCGACCGGTCAGTTCTACACCCAGATAAAGAATGGCGCACCGTTCGAAGTATTCCTTTCGGCGGACGACACCACCCCGCAAAAACTCGAAGCCGAAGGCGACACGGTCAAAGGCTCGCGCTTCACTTACGCAATTGGCACGCTGGCCCTGTGGTCGGCCAAAGAAGGCTATGTCGACACCCAAGGTAAAGTGCTGGCCGACAACAAGTATCAACACTTGTCCATTGCCAACCCTAAAGCTGCTCCTTATGGCCTGGCCGCAACCCAGGTGCTGGCCAAGCAAGGCCTGACCGAAAAGGTCAAAGACAAGATCGTTGAAGGCCAGAACATCACCCAGGCCTATCAATTCGTATCCACCGGTAATGCCGAACTGGGCTTCGTTGCCTTGTCGCAGATCTACAAGGACGGCAAAATCACCAGCGGTTCGGCGTGGATCGTTCCGGCGGACCTACATGACCCGATCAAACAAGACGCCGTAATCCTCAACAAGGGCAAGGATAATCCGGCCGCCAAGGCGCTGGTTGACTACCTGAAGGGTCCAAAAGCCGCCGCTGTCATCAAGTCCTACGGTTATCAACTCTAA
- a CDS encoding nitronate monooxygenase family protein, whose product MSQWPDTRILDLLGIELPIIQGPMAGATNSSMVIAASNAGGLGSMPAAMLSVEQLREELKTIRQHSQRPLNVNFFCHQPPPADEHRARDWKNLLEPYYRELGVDFDAPTPVSNRAPFDQAGCEIIEEFRPEVVSFHFGLPEKSLLDRVKATGAKVLSSATTVEEAIWLEQHGCDAIIAMGYEAGGHRGMFLSDDLSSQVGTFALVPQVVDAVKVPVIAAGGIADARGVAAAFMLGASAVQVGTAYLFTPEAKVSASHHKALRTAKESETAVTNIFTGRPARGILNRVMRELGPMNDEAPAFPLAGGALMPLRAKGEADFSNLWAGQAFTLGVELTTAELTRRLAEEGLAKLLGR is encoded by the coding sequence ATGAGCCAATGGCCAGACACTCGCATTCTTGACCTGCTCGGGATCGAACTCCCGATCATCCAGGGCCCCATGGCCGGTGCCACAAACTCTTCGATGGTTATTGCGGCGAGCAACGCTGGCGGCCTGGGTTCGATGCCAGCGGCGATGCTGAGTGTCGAGCAGTTGCGCGAAGAGCTGAAGACCATTCGCCAACACAGCCAGCGCCCCCTTAACGTCAACTTCTTCTGCCATCAACCGCCACCGGCCGATGAGCATCGCGCGCGAGACTGGAAGAATCTTTTGGAACCCTACTACCGGGAACTGGGCGTCGATTTCGATGCACCGACGCCGGTGTCCAATCGCGCGCCGTTCGATCAAGCGGGCTGCGAAATCATTGAAGAGTTTCGTCCCGAAGTTGTGAGCTTTCACTTTGGCCTGCCGGAAAAATCGCTGCTGGATCGTGTGAAAGCCACCGGCGCCAAAGTGCTGTCGTCGGCCACCACCGTAGAAGAGGCCATCTGGCTTGAGCAACATGGCTGCGACGCAATCATTGCCATGGGTTACGAAGCGGGAGGACATCGCGGGATGTTTCTCAGCGATGACCTGAGCAGCCAGGTCGGCACCTTTGCCCTGGTGCCTCAGGTCGTCGATGCGGTGAAGGTGCCGGTAATTGCCGCTGGCGGTATTGCCGATGCGCGAGGCGTTGCTGCAGCATTCATGCTCGGCGCCTCGGCTGTCCAAGTGGGCACGGCCTACCTGTTCACCCCGGAAGCCAAGGTCAGCGCTTCCCATCACAAAGCACTGCGCACGGCCAAGGAAAGCGAGACCGCCGTCACCAACATTTTCACCGGGCGCCCGGCGCGAGGAATCCTTAATCGCGTGATGCGTGAACTCGGACCGATGAATGACGAAGCCCCGGCATTCCCATTGGCCGGTGGCGCGCTGATGCCATTACGCGCCAAAGGCGAAGCGGATTTCAGTAACCTTTGGGCTGGGCAGGCGTTCACGCTGGGCGTGGAGTTGACGACTGCAGAATTGACTCGCCGACTGGCTGAGGAAGGGTTGGCGAAGTTGCTGGGGCGCTAA